A section of the Maylandia zebra isolate NMK-2024a linkage group LG8, Mzebra_GT3a, whole genome shotgun sequence genome encodes:
- the irf3 gene encoding interferon regulatory factor 3 isoform X2 has product MAHSKPLLIPWLQEQINSNKYPGVQWTNPEQTKFCIPWKHALRQDSSNTDILIFKAWAEVSGSGRANGDPSVWKRNFRSALRAKGFKMVDDNKNDAANPHKVFQWPDESTSKANSCAGSQEQDGADLFADLGISIQETQDIQCLEGCLLLPEGAVFLESAASPDILQECLRGMNISPEAEGTAGFEPPPEQQQLQNQVAIGGHSLPGQQQYPVMYEGAVTEAGLPEQPAHPIGGAEGGAYDEQLAAQFLQTMQKTSNGDNFRTQFKISVYYRGVKVLEQMVENEAGVRLVYSTDLNGTVLDRESGLTIVSLPSPGAMVDQNQASLTQRILDMLGDGLEVGVSGQVVYSQRRGESKAFWSFCKFDQSRQPQEISKHPQVLYKFTDFVRGIKDFIEGNAKECAPCSLFFCIGEKWPDPQCKPLEKKLIAVEVCLTSMELLKNMAVENGASSLKSVELQMSLEEMMEY; this is encoded by the exons ATGGCTCATTCGAAACCACTGCTCATCCCGTGGCTGCAGGAACAGATTAACAGCAACAAGTATCCTGGTGTCCAGTGGACAAACCCAGAGCAAACAAAGTTCTGCATCCCGTGGAAACACGCTTTGAGACAGGACTCCTCTAACACTGACATTCTCATCTTTAAG GCCTGGGCGGAGGTGAGCGGCAGCGGCCGGGCTAATGGAGACCCCTCAGTCTGGAAGAGGAACTTCCGCAGCGCCCTACGAGCTAAAGGCTTCAAAATGGTGGATGACAACAAGAATGATGCCGCTAACCCCCATAAAGTCTTTCAGTGGCCGGACGAGTCAACGTCAAAAG CTAACTCTTGTGCTGGATCCCAGGAGCAAGATGGGGCTGATTTGTTTGCAGATCTGGGCATTTCCATTCAAGAG ACCCAGGACATCCAGTGTTTAGAAGGATGTCTCTTACTTCCAGAAGGCGCTGTGTTTTTGG AATCTGCTGCCAGCCCGGATATTCTCCAGGAGTGTCTCAGAGGAATGAACATCAGCCCTGAAGCAG AGGGCACCGCAGGCTTTGAGCCTCCTCCCGAGCAACAGCAGCTGCAGAATCAGGTTGCGATTGGTGGACACTCGTTGCCTGGGCAACAGCAGTATCCAGTAATGTATGAGGGTGCAGTTACTGAAGCTGGGTTGCCTGAGCAACCAGCACATCCAATtgggggagctgagggaggggcCTATGATGAGCAGTTGGCGGCACAGTTCCTACAGACAATGCAAAAGACCAGCAATGGAGATAATTTCA GGACTCAATTCAAGATATCTGTGTACTACAGAGGGGTGAAGGTTTTGGAGCAGATGGTTGAGAATGAGGCTGGAGTGCGCTTGGTCTACAG TACTGATCTCAATGGGACAGTTTTGGATCGTGAGTCAGGCCTCACTATAGTCTCCCTGCCAAGTCCCGGAGCCATGGTGGATCAAAACCAAGCCAGCCTCACCCAGCGGATTCTGGACATGCTGGGTGATGGCTTGGAGGTTGGCGTGTCGGGCCAAGTGGTCTACAGCCAGCGACGGGGGGAAAGCAAAGCTTTCTGGAGCTTCTGCAAATTTGACCAGAGCAGACAACCCCAAGAGATTTCTAAACATCCTCAGGTTCTTTACAAGTTCACGGACTTTGTGCGAG GAATAAAGGACTTCATTGAGGGGAATGCTAAAGAGTGCGCTCCCTGCTCCCTGTTCTTCTGTATTGGGGAAAAGTGGCCTGACCCACAATGCAAGCCTTTGGAGAAAAAACTCATCGCAGTGGAG GTGTGCCTGACTTCGATGGAGTTACTCAAGAACATGGCTGTTGAAAACGGCGCCTCTTCCCTGAAGTCTGTGGAGCTGCAGATGTCCCTGGAGGAGATGATGGAGTACTGA
- the LOC101466022 gene encoding chaperone Ric-8A: MNVDIEGIIQCIKQGDENGVQIRLQEFNKEYAQCFFFDTEERERRRQRRLEEFRKNKVRDYTDSDSDLDEYDLEDRGLILRQNLGVVLVRFIRTQVKCHLLRVCLRTLRILSRDQKVLGPLVTDSALLTLAKLAGLTTSDISDEVSDPDSDFYDNIIASLTETKVLQGHTNEDEAEAETNNQNEEPPAFDEDAKSDISITNSGDLDSISWFGSHRTSINELHRGGTHHRVLERGRRDRRESKMDVEEEVEELESGEEAKRKEAMKVLCNVVYNSAWAQERFSALRLMCGLIERVSSSVSWSNPSSAQFYELRFMFLMTALRPELSTQLKQEGGVSILTAALESCLEVQWKDQYECVLDPQTQPISLETSQRVTEILKILFNITHSTHKQDPSEDDAALYRHLVAILRLCLLRKCLLSEDTDELQGHTVNLLSALPLQCLDVLLTVPLEPDSEQCKGVNMDCVHTLLMFMERRLEAGDKIKEKLTPILNLLTESCRAHRETRHYIRKYILPPLRNVSQRPEEGTTVKSRLIRLMTHLDTDLKHCAADLIFVLCKENVSRFVKYTGYGNAAGLLATRGLLGGQGPRTSDTQYSSDSDSDTEEYRQVKDRINPVTGRVEAEQPDPMEGMTEEEKEEEAKRLIMLFNKLSRDNIIQPMGVDEEGKLVPMSGLKENPLSEEARSESENDGETEEGDKD; encoded by the exons ATGAACGTGGACATCGAGGGGATAATCCAGTGCATCAAGCAGGGAGATGAGAATGGTGTTCAGATAAGGCTGCAGGAGTTCAACAAAGAG TATGCCCAGTGTTTCTTCTTTGACACAGAGGAGAGGGAAAGACGGAGA CAAAGGCGACTAGAAGAG TTCAGGAAGAATAAAGTGAGGGACTACACTGATTCTGACTCGGACTTGGACGAGTACGACCTGGAGGATCGAGGACTCATCCTCAGACAG AATTTAGGTGTTGTCCTTGTGAGGTTCATAAGGACGCAAGTCAAATGTCACCTGTTGAGAGTATGCCTACGCACTCTGAGGATCCTGTCCCGGGACCAAAAGGTCTTGGGGCCTTTGGTGACCGACAGCGCCCTCCTGACTCTGGCCAAACTAGCCGGGCTGACCACAAGTGACATCAGTGATGAAGTCAGCGACCCCGACTCTGATTTCTACGATAACATCATTGCCTCTCTCACCGAAACCAAAGTGCTGCAGGGTCACACTAATGAggatgaagctgaagctgaaacTAACAACCAAAACGAGGAGCCGCCGGCCTTCGACGAGGATGCCAAAAGCGACATCAGCATCACCAACAGCGGCGATTTGGACAGCATCAGCTGGTTTGGGAGCCACAGGACGAGCATCAACGAACTGCACAGAGGTGGGACGCATCACAGGGTCCTGGAGCGAGGGCGGAGGGACCGCAGAGAGAGTAAGATGgatgtggaggaggaggtggaggagttgGAGTCCGGAGAGGAGGCAAAGAGAAAAGAGGCCATGAAGGTGTTGTGTAACGTGGTGTACAACAGCGCCTGGGCACAGGAAAGGTTCAGTGCTCTCAG GCTCATGTGTGGCCTCATAGAGCGCGTATCATCCAGTGTCAGCTGGTCGAATCCCTCTAGTGCTCAGTTTTATGAACTGCGCTTCATGTTCCTCATGACTGCACTCCGGCCAGAGCTCAGCACCCAGCTTAAACAG GAGGGAGGGGTTTCCATCCTCACAGCAGCCTTGGAGAGCTGCCTGGAGGTGCAGTGGAAGGACCAGTATGAGTGCGTCTTGGACCCACAGACACAGCCCATCTCTCTGGAAACCTCTCAGCGCGTCACAGAGATCCTCAAAATTCTCTTCAATATCACGCACAGCACCCACAAGCAGGACCCAAGTGAG GATGATGCGGCTCTGTACCGACACCTGGTGGCGATCCTGCGCCTCTGTCTGCTGAGGAAGTGTCTCCTGTCAGAAGACACAGATGAACTGCAGGG TCACACAGTGAACCTGTTGTCAGCGCTTCCTCTGCAGTGTCTCGATGTGTTGCTGACGGTGCCTCTGGAGCCAGATTCAGAGCAGTGCAAGGGGGTCAACATGGACTGCGTCCACACCCTGCTGATGTTCATGGAGAGACGCCTGGAGGCG GGAGATAAGATCAAAGAGAAGCTGACACCAATCCTCAATCTGCTGACGGAGAGCTGCAGGGCTCACAGAGAAACACGGCACTACATCAGAAAATAT ATCCTGCCTCCTCTGAGAAACGTATCACAGAGGCCAGAGGAAGGCACCACAGTGAAGAGCCGTCTGATTCGTCTTATGACTCATCTGGACACAGACCTCAAACACTGTGCCGCTGACCTCATCTTTGTCCTCTGCAAGGAAAATG TGAGCCGTTTTGTGAAGTATACGGGTTACGGTAACGCAGCAGGTCTGCTGGCCACCAGGGGGCTCCTGGGAGGCCAGGGGCCCAGGACCTCTGATACCCAGTACTCCAGCGACTCTGATTCAGACACCGAGGAGTACCGGCAGGTCAAAGACCGCATCAACCCAGTGACGGGGCGGGTGGAGGCAGAGCAGCCAGACCCTATGGAGGGCAtgacagaggaggagaaggaggaggaggccaaGAGGCTGATCATGCTCTTCAACAAGCTGTCCAG AGACAACATCATCCAGCCGATGGGAGTGGATGAAGAGGGGAAGCTCGTCCCAATGTCAGGACTGAAGGAAAATCCTCTCTCTGAGGAGGCGAGGTCTGAGTCAGAGAATGACGGAGAAACAGAGGAAGGAGACAAGGACTGA
- the irf3 gene encoding interferon regulatory factor 3 isoform X1 → MAHSKPLLIPWLQEQINSNKYPGVQWTNPEQTKFCIPWKHALRQDSSNTDILIFKAWAEVSGSGRANGDPSVWKRNFRSALRAKGFKMVDDNKNDAANPHKVFQWPDESTSKANSCAGSQEQDGADLFADLGISIQETQDIQCLEGCLLLPEGAVFLAESAASPDILQECLRGMNISPEAEGTAGFEPPPEQQQLQNQVAIGGHSLPGQQQYPVMYEGAVTEAGLPEQPAHPIGGAEGGAYDEQLAAQFLQTMQKTSNGDNFRTQFKISVYYRGVKVLEQMVENEAGVRLVYSTDLNGTVLDRESGLTIVSLPSPGAMVDQNQASLTQRILDMLGDGLEVGVSGQVVYSQRRGESKAFWSFCKFDQSRQPQEISKHPQVLYKFTDFVRGIKDFIEGNAKECAPCSLFFCIGEKWPDPQCKPLEKKLIAVEVCLTSMELLKNMAVENGASSLKSVELQMSLEEMMEY, encoded by the exons ATGGCTCATTCGAAACCACTGCTCATCCCGTGGCTGCAGGAACAGATTAACAGCAACAAGTATCCTGGTGTCCAGTGGACAAACCCAGAGCAAACAAAGTTCTGCATCCCGTGGAAACACGCTTTGAGACAGGACTCCTCTAACACTGACATTCTCATCTTTAAG GCCTGGGCGGAGGTGAGCGGCAGCGGCCGGGCTAATGGAGACCCCTCAGTCTGGAAGAGGAACTTCCGCAGCGCCCTACGAGCTAAAGGCTTCAAAATGGTGGATGACAACAAGAATGATGCCGCTAACCCCCATAAAGTCTTTCAGTGGCCGGACGAGTCAACGTCAAAAG CTAACTCTTGTGCTGGATCCCAGGAGCAAGATGGGGCTGATTTGTTTGCAGATCTGGGCATTTCCATTCAAGAG ACCCAGGACATCCAGTGTTTAGAAGGATGTCTCTTACTTCCAGAAGGCGCTGTGTTTTTGG CAGAATCTGCTGCCAGCCCGGATATTCTCCAGGAGTGTCTCAGAGGAATGAACATCAGCCCTGAAGCAG AGGGCACCGCAGGCTTTGAGCCTCCTCCCGAGCAACAGCAGCTGCAGAATCAGGTTGCGATTGGTGGACACTCGTTGCCTGGGCAACAGCAGTATCCAGTAATGTATGAGGGTGCAGTTACTGAAGCTGGGTTGCCTGAGCAACCAGCACATCCAATtgggggagctgagggaggggcCTATGATGAGCAGTTGGCGGCACAGTTCCTACAGACAATGCAAAAGACCAGCAATGGAGATAATTTCA GGACTCAATTCAAGATATCTGTGTACTACAGAGGGGTGAAGGTTTTGGAGCAGATGGTTGAGAATGAGGCTGGAGTGCGCTTGGTCTACAG TACTGATCTCAATGGGACAGTTTTGGATCGTGAGTCAGGCCTCACTATAGTCTCCCTGCCAAGTCCCGGAGCCATGGTGGATCAAAACCAAGCCAGCCTCACCCAGCGGATTCTGGACATGCTGGGTGATGGCTTGGAGGTTGGCGTGTCGGGCCAAGTGGTCTACAGCCAGCGACGGGGGGAAAGCAAAGCTTTCTGGAGCTTCTGCAAATTTGACCAGAGCAGACAACCCCAAGAGATTTCTAAACATCCTCAGGTTCTTTACAAGTTCACGGACTTTGTGCGAG GAATAAAGGACTTCATTGAGGGGAATGCTAAAGAGTGCGCTCCCTGCTCCCTGTTCTTCTGTATTGGGGAAAAGTGGCCTGACCCACAATGCAAGCCTTTGGAGAAAAAACTCATCGCAGTGGAG GTGTGCCTGACTTCGATGGAGTTACTCAAGAACATGGCTGTTGAAAACGGCGCCTCTTCCCTGAAGTCTGTGGAGCTGCAGATGTCCCTGGAGGAGATGATGGAGTACTGA